The DNA region TTGTTATTTCCCTTTCAGAGCCTACGGCTTTAAATCACTCAGGATGACAAAATCAGATTTACCTCAAATCCTTTATAATATCCCTACACCCGTTTTCGATCAGCTCAAAAACAAGTTCAAACTGGTTATCGTCATAATATGGATCGGGGACAACCTTATCACCTAACAGAAGCTTTACTTTAGCAGCCTGTTCTTCGTTGCGGGCCATGTCAAGCACATCGCTCAGGTTATTGCGGTCCATCACAAAAATATGGTCGAACTCGTCAAAGTCTGTGCGCTTAAACTGGCGGCAAATCTGTTTGCTGATATCAATGCCATGGTTCCGTGCTGCGCGGATTGAACGTCTGTCGGGCGCTTCGCCAACATGCCATCTCCCGGTACCCGCCGAATCAACATCCCAGCCGAGTCCATTTTCATCTGCCAGGTGCTGCATAACCCCCTCTGCCAGGGGCGAACGGCAGATATTGCCAAGGCATACCATTAGTATTTTCATTGTTTAGTTGATTGGGTGAGTGGTTGGATTAGGTGAGTGGTTTCTCATGTTGAAAATCGACCGGTATGCAACCGCTCACCTAATCAACCCAATAAACCACTCACTCAAAAATTATCCAAATATCTGGTTCAGCAAACCGGCCAAACGTACGCCGGCTTTAACCATTTGCTGATTAAGGGTAGCTATATGATTAA from Mucilaginibacter sp. SJ includes:
- a CDS encoding low molecular weight protein-tyrosine-phosphatase; translated protein: MKILMVCLGNICRSPLAEGVMQHLADENGLGWDVDSAGTGRWHVGEAPDRRSIRAARNHGIDISKQICRQFKRTDFDEFDHIFVMDRNNLSDVLDMARNEEQAAKVKLLLGDKVVPDPYYDDNQFELVFELIENGCRDIIKDLR